TCATAAAATCACCAAcaatcacatcacatcaacttAAATCACCGAAAatcacatcatcatcaacaTAGATTTGGCAACATCAACATCATATCAACGTCAcagagaaagaaggaagagatCTATCTAGACTTACTTTGTCACCATAGTTCGATTGTCCTCGAACTGTCATCGTCGTACCTAATGGAGAGATGGTCACCGCCATCGCATGGTGTAGAGGAAGGTGCAGCCAACAGGGGCCGCCACCTTCTTCTTTCTCGTGGAGCCACCACTATTGTCATCTTCTCGAGCTGTGGCCATCATCATTGACCTTCCTCGAGCTGTTGCCACCTCTACTGTCGTCGCCTATGGCCATTGAGGAAGGCCTTCATCGTTAGACCCTGGCAAACGTCATTGAGATGCAGCCAAGTCCGCCCCgacctcccctctcctcccatccCTTCTCCTCCCTGATGGCTTGGATGCTAGCGATGGACAGATATAGCAGCCCTCGAGCTTGGGCCCGCCGGATCTAGCCAATTGGCCCCCACGCCGTCAGATCTACtaccctcccctctccctctgctCTCCTCGCATGGGATCTAAGGTGTTACAGGAAAGCTCATTGCTCTCTTCTCGACGGATCTAGGGGACACCGAGCTCTCTTCTATGTACGTGCAAGGGAGTGGTGCGTGCCATCGaatagaagagagaaggaagagaagtGAGAATGGGTGGGGAAGGAGGATGTGTGTCCTTCAAGACAGAAGAGAGAAGCCTGACAAAGGGGATTGGTAACTAGGTGGAGGGCTAAGTGGGTTGTTATTTTGTTTGGCTCAACTCGATTCACTTATTGTTCATGTTAAAAATCCATAATGAAACTAACACTGTAGGATTTTAACATCAACCGGCAGTGATATTTAATATCCCTCTCGATAAAAACCGAGTTCAGCTCATAAAACCATCCAACCACTCTGAACCAGCAGTGATGCTTAATCCCATTCGGTTCAAGCCAAACCTGTAGTGATGAGATAGCAGGGATAGATTGCCGTTTCTGTACTAATCAGTCGACATCTACCTAGCTACCATACATTGCTCTAAGATTGCATCCGATGTTTTCTTAGGCATTACAATTTGAGTTGATCCCAAAGACAATGGCGACCAAGTAAATGAAAAAAGGTTGGAAACAAATAGTTCTTCGATGACTTAGCATGCAGGTCATTGATTGATGATGCACGCTTGTTGGCCCTTCCGTGAAGATCCGATCATAACTACTGCTAACCTTTCcttcaaaaagagaaaaaagattaCTACTCTATGCCATCGTCAAATACGTCAGATTAGTTAGTAGTGCCGATACATATTAATTTTCAAGCTGAAAAGATCAACCTGCAGGCAGCAAATTGCAGACCATTTCAGTCTACTAGTTGACACCAGTTCAGATTAATTGACTTGTTCAGTTGTTCACAAGTTCACGCTGCCGCGCCCCTGCGGCTATATAAGCACATCAATCCGCCACAGCCAAAGCATCAACCAACAATAAACACAAGCAGttagatagctagctagcttctcagcCACCAGAGAAAAAAGAGCAAATAATTCAGCAGAGAAAGAGAGCAGCAAACCAAAGACAAATGGCTTCACCATCCATCTGCCTCCTCGCTGCTCTTCTTGCGTTGGTCGCATGGCAGGCCATCGCCTCGGATCCTAGCCCTCTGCAGGATTTCTGCGTTGCCGATATGCATTCACCTGGTATACCATTTATGCGCTTaattttagtcatttttttactttatatatatgatctgaAATAATCGTTTTTTCACATATAAACACTTGTGAGATTATTCTACTTTACTAACATCTAGTAATTGAAACATGTATAGATGTGTTAAAACAATACATAATCCTTGAGTTTACGAGTTAACTTTTATATGATACAGTTCTTGTCAATGGATTCACTTGCTTGGACCCCAAGTATGTGAATGCAGACCACTTCTTCAAGGCAGCAATGCTCGACACTCCTAGAAAGACAAACAAGGTTGGATCTAACGTCACACTGATCAACGTCATGCAGATCCTTGGCCTCAACACGCTCGGTATCTCAATTGCACGTATTGATTATGCGCCTTTGGGACAGAACCCACCGCATACTCACCCCCGTGCCACCGAGATCCTCACGGTGCTTGAGGGGACGCTATACGTCGGCTTTGTCACATCTAACCCAAACAACACGTTATTTTCCAAGGTACTCAACAAGGGTGATGTGTTCGTGTTCCCTCAAGGGCTCATCCACTTCCAATTCAACCCTAACCCACATCAGCCTGCTATTGCAATTGCTGCACTTAACAGCCAAAATCCCGGTGCCATCACTATTGCAAATGCAGTATTTGGATCAAAGCCACCGATTTCAGACATAGTTTTGGCAAAGGCGTTCCAAGTTGAAAAGGGCACCATTGATTGGCTCCAGGCTCAATTTTGGGAGAACAACCACTATTAATTGCCTTAAAAAATTATGCTTACAGAATCTATGTTGTAATTTCATATATAGCATAAATAAGTGTTATGTATTTTGTACTTCTTATCCATGCTTCCAAGGTGTTAGTTCTTTACATTTATGTACTAATGTAAGGCAGCCAGTACAATACATGTATGGTTTCCCGTCGAATAAATGGAATACATTATGGTGTCCGTTACAAAAATTGAATGTGCCAAAACTCTGGAAGAATATGTATTCTGAATTATTTGGCATGCATGTTATATACGATGGTTCCCATGTTATTAATAGAATTCATGCAGCTCATATATATTGTACTAATATATATGGAGTTAATTCAACCCGTCCGTCCACGCACTCACCCAGGTTCAAATGATTCATATTTCATAGGATATATATTAGGTTGTGAATATTGTTCTGAACAGAATACTGGAGCTCATGGataatttttgaaaagaaaaaataatagtactgtgatggttatggataccacatacccaatagtaatccaCTAAACTCGGCGGGGAACACCATATACCAAGTATTATgcggaatcatacctcgtatatagaaggagttccggataaggaaggacaagtagagttctatatagaaactataaggactactcggattgtatacATATTGGAatccctagttttacttggacaaggggacatctatgggtataaatataaacccccctaggaggagaggggacacacagACAAGACACAATAGACCAACACAAGTCAGGATAGACACCAACACACACCGCCAaacatcgacatcagagataagcctagacagACCCAATATGGTGTCTGCGGGGGCCGACAAGAGGGAACAGATCCAATATGGTGCCTGCGGAGGCTGACAAGAGagatctagcgccatctctgatctcgataAGTTCGTActtgaggaggaagactaccctgtcgtcgactacgtgttggttatctatgccgccaagtcgatgacagctagataggttatcccaaatattttACTTGTGTGATTCTAATGAATatagagcaacaccggcttcggccaacaggagtagagtTGTTACCTTCCTGtgaaggggcccgaacctgtataaaatccttgtctccatcttTTTATCTCAATCTCGTGTATACCCTGGTACCGATGATctccataccatgcaaataccgtagtcgtgacctCAAACGTCGACAAGTACAAACAAAGTGGGGCGTGGCCTAACAAGCATGTCTATCTGTGGTGCCTGGCCAAGGGAACgataataaaatagaaaaataaaacctTATTCCCAAATGTCAcgaaaaattataaaaagaatgAAAACATTAACATAATATGCATACTATGTCGCAAAATTTTCATTCTAATAATATATACAAGCTACCTCCTTCCtttaatatatgacattggT
The Oryza glaberrima chromosome 8, OglaRS2, whole genome shotgun sequence DNA segment above includes these coding regions:
- the LOC127782445 gene encoding germin-like protein 8-10 → MASPSICLLAALLALVAWQAIASDPSPLQDFCVADMHSPVLVNGFTCLDPKYVNADHFFKAAMLDTPRKTNKVGSNVTLINVMQILGLNTLGISIARIDYAPLGQNPPHTHPRATEILTVLEGTLYVGFVTSNPNNTLFSKVLNKGDVFVFPQGLIHFQFNPNPHQPAIAIAALNSQNPGAITIANAVFGSKPPISDIVLAKAFQVEKGTIDWLQAQFWENNHY